GAGCACGTATGTAGATCTGTTTGTAGAAGTGGAGGCCTGGGATCGGGAGTCAAGCCCATATCCGACGGCCGAGAATGCCGCAGGAGGATTTCAGAAGAAACTATGgagaacggcgacgcgcaacAGTGTAGGTGCCTCTAATTTGATGGAGATTCTCTGCTACACCTGGCTGGCTTTGAAACTCTCACATATGACCCCGCGGGAAAGAGTCGACGTCACGGCACTCGCCTCTATCCCACGGAGGCAAACAGGATACGAGGGACGGTGGACGAAACTCGCCAACGCTAAAAAAGAAAAGCAGCGCGAATGAGTGAACATGAGGAAGCAGGACACGAAACGAAGGGAGGACTTACGTGAGTTGGGATCTTTGAACGGCTGTGGCGCCACAGACGGCGCCGTCCTCTCAGGTGACGAAGCAGCGGGCTCGGCCGCAGGAAGGAGTCCCAGCATTTTTGAATGAGAAGAAAtaggaaaaagaggaaaaatgcgaagagagaaaggtCTGCTGTAGGGAGACGATATTCCTGCCGGAGATTGCCTCGACGTCCCGGTTCGAACAGGTGACCGAGATCCGCGCTGCACCATCGGCTGACATAGGACAGAAGCACGGGAACCGAAAGTCGCTTTTGAGAAAATGTTACAGAGAAAAAATGCTGCCAGAGTGTTGAAGTCGGCGGATCGTACGGGAAGCCCTTTTTCCCGACTCTGTATGTACCCCGTGTACAgacagcgcgtgcgcgaccTGGCGGGCGTACGCGAGCGTAGCCATCCAGGTCTTGGGGATTTCGGGAAAACGACCGATATCAACGGATTCGCCGGGAAGTTTCCGTCCGCGTTTGAGCGCTCCGTGCATGATTCTGGTTAGCTGGACGCCGTAGCATCCGCAAGAATGCAGAACTGTCGTCGACGCCCGCTTGCGAAAGTCGATCGAGAACTGGTGTAAAGAAGAAACGGCCGGGTATGTAGGGCGAGGGATAGAAGAGAATAAGATTAGAGACTTCTGTCCCAGTCGTTCATGTAGAATCCCTTTCACAGGGCCTCAGCTGACCTGCTGTCGATCGTTGACAGTTTGGGgcctgtctgcatgcgcttccgAATGAGGGTGTACTGGGTGTTGCACTTCGGAGCGTCCAGACGATTTTGAGTATCTCTCCAGTATGTGGCAGAACTGCACTTGACATGTTGTAGTGCCTTTGGCAGGTCTCTATATCTCGTCGCAGAATGAAGCAACTGTGAGGCAACGTAACTCGATATTCAGGGGCCACTCGGAACCCGCCTTGCCAACTTGGGCGACTTCTTCCTTTAATGATGAATTATCACTCAGGGGCGAAAAGCTGGTTGATTGGCCGAGTTGGTACGCTCTCGTGAGGATCTGGTCATCGTGACATCCCCTGGTTACAAAGGCGTTCTTTGTCGTAGCTGATGGCGCTCGGCTGTGTCGATAAGACGTTGGAAGAATGAGATATCAGATCGAAAAGAGTGATTCAAACCCTGCTAGAGCCCCTGTCCACCGTACCAGAATTTCAAGCAGTTTACAGCCGACGTCGCGTTGTGCTTTCTCGCTACCTCACTCAGATCCAAGTCTTTCCTGAGGTTTTTCCTGTGTAGGATAAAGGACTTACATAACTCACCATCATTACACAACTGGCGTGGCATAATGATGGGCCTCTTAcacggcgtgcgcggcctctcagAGAACTTAGTGACCCCGAATCTTAGATAAATGATCCTCAACCGGTCCCGCGGAAGTAGGAAGCCTGTAGCCCAGATACGGTAGCGTGTTCAAAAAAGCAAACATATTCAGTCCCTGTCCAACCTGTTTCGACGAAATACACGACAcggacatgagtctactgaAATTTATAATACATGGTcgaactgtgtaaagatcattgtgtcATGGTTCTGTCGCAAACCATTGTGACCACGAAGgtatggttttgggctcgtgagtgtctcaAGAACTAGCTGAGTacttgtacgataattatatcaatgcagtaccaataAAGGCGTGCAGCGTCTCCAGTGCTCCTCAACATCACAGCTTTTTGGAACTATCCCACCTTGATAACTCCGCACCATTGAACCGGTTCAAAATTtcgcttcatatcgtacctgaatggtacttttaGGATATTATGCGGATTTAAAAGTACTCCCGTACAAAACCGGTGTCTTTTTTCTATTTATTTTAGCAACATGTCAATGCAGTctcaacaacgatgaaagTGATTTGGTCACCATAACAACATAGGAGCTAAAGCTGGATTCTGTTCAAACTTtagttatctgggtgcgataattcgacagAGCCgtgcacagatggacataattaatccttgtacggtttcTACCACTTttagctatcgtctctgtacaaatgatccgcgatcccCAGATGGATTTCTTGGAAGACCTAAgcttcgcatgtttgatgACACGTAGCCGCTAGTCATCGGAAACGTATTTATCTATCacaggttcggtctaatgtcccaTCATTTCTTTAtatcacatggcttctggtactttgagatcatgataacggcgagaagagaagtgTTTTTCAAAGGGAAGGGATGTATAGCGAGaaagttagcgtctaaataaataaccgatagtctcaacaTAGATTCACAAATGGACAATAATCAATCCTTGTATGGTTTGTAtctacttgactcctcagtttaagttaaggagtccttcgtttacagcttgtacctttactttcaggagcatatCGCTAAgttcgatgatcttatgtgttcactcagATCGAATAgacaaagacattatagttcctaaGATACTGAAAATGACTCCGGCTATGAGACACAAActacaccaccaccccactggaccGTTTAAGACAGgtaaaagtgttggatttcaatatccttCACTAAGGctattccacatcggttttatgttctaggcgtaatgTATGGATCCCTGTTCTCTTTCATCTTAACAGTGGAAAAAAGCTATTACTCATATGCTAGTCTGGTCAGcagcatcgtacttggaaCGATCATCTCTGAAACAGGATTCTTTTTCAGCTTTTTCTAAGGAGTATgtactacgagttggactactggtttaaATGTTGAcggtctttgtttaccggattCATGTTGAGTGCATTACGTATAGTGGTGTCCAGCGTATActtgaaaaaccaacatcTGTATACAAtctgtacgaatatcatggCGTTCACTTCGGTAGCCAGCTTCTTGGGTCTGTAAAGAATACGAGGATCGGATCCTTGTTTGGCCTGGaacctgtttagtaactggatgaacgctttttacgcctggtatgcatggaaAGCTCTCAAATCTTCTATAGTTAGCCGCAACTGGTGGGACAGTATACTATGTACTTAAGGTAGTACTTGATAGTTCTACCGTAAGGTTTGACCACATTCGCTGACCAATTTGCCTTCTTTCGCCAACGGCCAATCTCCGTAGCACGTGTGTTACAACACAGGAGGCTCAAGAGCGAACCTTGATGCTACGGAAGCCCTTGCTGTAGTGTGGGAGCTTTCACGAAGGGTTAGAAGGAACGCACTAGAAAGGGGTTGAACTTTTTCTCCGTGCTACGCCTGGCTCCTGCGCTAACTTACCCCAACTTAAACAACACGAGGAGCTGCGGTAGAAGGCGCCTCAGATGGTGTTCGTGTTATACCTTCTTGGATTCTCAGGGACGACTCCTACTCACTCCCCGGACATGACGATTTGTCGGCGCAAAAACTACTGCTGATGAAGGAAAGAGAAATCAAGAGATCCCCTACGCCATAGGCGTCATAGCAAGTTCAGAGACCGGACAGCACAGCACTGTCTTTCCAAGCTATCGCGCCGATAAAGAAAAAGTAACGGATGCTTTACAAAGAAAAAATAGCTGCACACACGAGACACGGGAGGAGACCCTGATTTTCTACCATATGCTGGAATGGTGAGGCAGAGGATGCTCTGCTCCGCATGTGACTTCCGGTATGTTAATCGTGTGTTCCCGGATGTAGTGGAATACGAACTTGCTTCCCTGTGTCGCTCAGCGTGTATGTATAtcgctctgcttcctcaGCACAGAAAACCAGCTGTCGGCTACACTAGGTTTTCTGGGAGTGGTCCTGGTTTTAAGATTGGTTCCACAGGTAGACACACTGTTGTTACAGCACACGAAAACACGGCGAGGTCCCATGTCTGTTCTTTTTACAAGTCTAAATGATCTGCCCGTCGTTGTAAACCTTGAATTTTCGGGTTTGCACACGGACACCTTCTGTCTGTGTACCTTTTAGCGTTCCATCGTGTAGACTGCATACTATGCTAGGAGCCACCAACGGCGAGGGGGGGCAGGGTTTCAGCGCTAGCTGATATCTGACTGGTGTTGCATGCCCGGTGACTTATACTATGATTCTTACTAATGGGAGCGCACTGTCCggggtatccaatccagcGCTCTGCCGTGGGCGTTaaaactaacccacagttaAACTCTGTACCATTAATTTCGACGTAGCTGACCCATGCACATATCCGGATAAACGAGTAAATCGCAGCTACACTTTCTGATGGCAAACAAACTGTATTTGTAAAACGAGACTCTGCGCACGGGCCGGAGTTACGAGGCCCCCCAGTTCTATTGTCATCTCTGCCAGTGTAGAAGGAAAGGCGATCAGGCAGGTTACCTCAAAATAAGGACGCCAGGGACTGGGGTAACTGGACAGTCACGGGATACCATGGCCCCTGACGTACGCGTAGAAAGAAACTGCGCCTCATTTGTGCAGCAACGAGCCTTCTAGAGGCTCTGGGGCGAGCCCCAACCGCAATCCGATTGTCCTGTGTGAACCGTACAAATAAAGTGCTACCTAGGCAGGGTACGACGGTGGCCCGTACAGCTGAAGACGTTCACCAGCTGGCACATGGCGTGCCCAAATTTTTTtgagacgaagacggcaaCGCGAGAGTCCTGCGAACCTTGTGTCTGGAAGCTGCGGTGAAATTGATGACGCATCCACGCATATCAGCCAATGTATCACGAAGGCTATACCTCAGCCATAATCCAAGTCGACATTTTAAgtccgtcttccagctttcaagcaaacatgattgCCGTGATACTGTAACTtaacacttttagctgtcttaagccATATTGAGTGAGCACTTGGGCTCAAGCCCTATCGTCCCGTGTACCCTGTTGTTTTTGTACTTCATTGCAGTCTGTTGCCGCTCCCTGAATCAAAAAATGCGCCAGGCTGCCGTAGCTAAAAAGTACAGTCCACTGATGGTCAGAACGAATCAGGTTATTGCCACCAGCTGGATGACAGCCAATGAGGAACGATCTGACGATGCTGGACTTGGGAGTGCCTTAAAGACTCAATGGAACATATCTGCGAGAACACCGCACAAATTGGAAGGCACACCAGACGAATGCCAAATGGCAAACTGGCCTTCATCGGTGGCTTCTAGTGAAGCCTAAGAGGTTTTTGGGTGCTGAACAGGCGAAACACCTCTGAGGGACCTCCTCAGAAAGCCCAGCAGCTTGAAAACAACTCAATCATTCTTTTCACGGCTCATACATCAGAAGAGACACATTCTTCCGTATCTCATGGATAAATCTGTTTCCGCGTGTTGCGTCCGACTCTTTACTGAGACTTCTTGGTCTTGCTCTTCTTGGGGAGGAGCACAGAGTGGACGTTGGGCATCACACCACCACTGGCGATGGTCACACCGCCGAGGAACTTGCTGAGTTCCTCATCGTTGCGAACAGCCAGCTGGATGTGACGAGGGATGATTCTCGACTTCTTGTGGTCACGTGCGGCGTTGCCCGCCAACTCGAGGATCTCAGCGCAGAGATACTCAAGGACGGCAGCCATGTACACGGGAGCACCGGCACCAACACGCTTGGCGTATCTTCCCTTCTTGAGGTAGCGTCCAATTCTTCCCACAGGGAACTGAAGACCGGCCTTGGCAGACTTGCTGCTGCTCTTTCCGGACTTCTTCGCGCGACCGCCCTTTCCTTTGGCCGACATCTTTAATATTTAAAAACAAGAAAAGGAGGGGCTGGTAAACCGAAACGAGGGAAGAAGGGGACCGTGTAAAACACGTCAGAAAATCTGCTACCGCGGAAATACTGAGAGTCGAAGAATGATACTTCTGTAACCGAAACACCTGCACCAGCATCCCCCCCCCGGGCTGTCTGCGCACAAACGGTCCGCGCAGAGAAACGAGAGGGCGATAAAGACGCCGCACTCTCTgtccgctgtcgccttcatCTACCAAAAAGCGGCTAGCTCCTCCATATCCCTCGCGAGTTCCTCGGAAAAATCCCCCGCGCGATGACGCGGCGGCAACGCCAGACACGCAAACACGTACACCCCCTGGTTGGCGCAGACAgtgggaggcgcgccggtggAGAGGTGTGTTTGCGGAATAGTGCACCCGGCGGATCGTCGTTCTTCACCCCTCCCAGCGTCGACGGCGTCGTCTACTGCGAACTGGGGGTGGGTTGCGCGGCGCGAACGAAACGTCACTAACATTCTTTTTCGTTCCATCGTCGTCCATAGGGTGAACCGGACTTCATCATCCCACGCAACGGAGCACTTCGTGTTTTCATATACGAGCCGTATCGTTTTTTGGCGGGAACTTTCATCGGCAAAATGGCGCGTACGAAACAGACGGCCCGAAAGTCGACGGGTGGGAAAGCCCCTCGCAAACAGCTTGCATCCAAGGCTGCCCGCAAGTCTGCCCCCATGAGCGGTGGCATCAAGAAGCCTCACCGATACCGCCCCGGTACCGTCGCTCTCCGTGAAATCCGCAGATACCAGAAGTCGACGGACCTCCTGATCCGCAAGTTGCCTTTCCAGAGGCTCGTGCGTGAAATTGCTCAGGACTTCAAGACGGATCTGCGTTTCCAGTCCTCTGCTGTCCTGGCTCTTCAGGAGGCTGCTGAGGCCTACCTTGTCGGGCTCTTTGAGGACACCAACTTGTGCGCAATCCACGCCAAGCGTGTCACTATCATGCCAAAGGATATCCAGCTGGCCCGCCGAATTCGTGGCGAGCGCTCTTAAACTTTTCAAGGGCCGCGTGTCTCAGCGCCAAGGCCACAATACTGCCTACTCTAGCGGGGGCACGATGGGTTATTCGAAGAAGTGCGGCGTAAAAATCACGATGTAAGACCACAGCATTTTTTAAAGCACCTTTTAGGCTTCACTAGAAGCCACCTCATGAGACGGCATCATCCGAGCGACCTGTGTTACTTTCGGTCcatgcggcggcggataTCTTGGACGCTGTCAACAGTTCTAGGATTTCCCTCAGGTCGGCAGTGTTCGTGGCTCTGGATTCATCAGTATATATGAATTCGGTGTCGTCTTGGCCAATCTGTCCCAGCCAGTGACGGTACACCGTGGTTGGTATATTGCAAAGCTTTGCTTAACACGAACAACGACCAAAGGTGCACTGAGCTATCCCGGAGTTCTGTCTTCCTAGAGTTCACTGTAACCCACGGAGAAGGGAAATGTTGCGCAGCCAGTTCTATACGAAGACGATAGTGTCGCTGCCAATCAGTCTCATGGTTCAACCGATACTGGGGCCAGAGCTAATTGAATTACTGACTAGAGGAGCTCCAGTATGCGAGTAAGGTTGAAACTTGCTACGAACGTCCGGGATATCTAGGTGTCTTCGAGACTCGAATTCATATTAGCTCCACAAGTACACTAGTTAATGTACATGGGCGCCTTTCGGCAACCTAGCATAGACTTCCAGCTTTAGTTTCTGAGAAAGGAGCGGCCGGCCCGTACACACATGCCTTTTCACCGGCAATTACGGCGCTCAACGGCAATGCTTTGGGGCTCCCCAGCACACCAGAAACGTGTTATGCGAAGAGCTAACGTCTGGCAACGGATCTCGGAAAAACGCAACTGTAGGGGTCGGCGGAGCTGACTGCGccagatatgtatatatacaagATCTGTAGCCTGTTTTTTGTGACTTGTTTCTCCCGTTCTTCGAAGATTTTCTGCGTCGTGATGCGGAACTGGGCCTCTCTCTGGTTTGCTCATCACAGTCGCGCCTGCTAAATCAAAACCTACGTGTGCGTTCAGGGGGATAGCAGATTGTTGATGTCcggagcggccgcagcaccATCAGTCGTTGGGAATCGCTCTGCCAGACAATGCGAGACCAATACGGAAATACGCTTCCGGCCGACTGCGTCCGCAAGTCACCATTACGAAATTTACATAGCTCTTCACAGCTTAATTTCTGCTGACCCTGCAGATGCCCCTGCCGGCCGAGAGCGGTTGCATCCTTGGGTAGCGAGACATCCATCCTGGCAGTCAGATGATAGTGATACCGACCTGTTTTGTTGTCGCAGCTCCAGTGGCAAATTTTTTCCCAGAAGAGCTGGGTGACGTTTGGCGATACCCGTGAGAAAGAAAGCCaccggcgacgcagctgtCTCGAATCGAATTATCAAGAGCAGGTTCGGCCTAATGTCCCCTTACCCACACCAGGCCACCATGAATCCGAGCCGTGGCTCAGACAATCTTTTGTTACATTTAAATGCTTCTAGTAACCGTAACCGTGCAGCTATTGATTGTGGATTATGGTTGTTTTCACACGTGTTCAGTGGCCGGATGAAACACATTGACacctggtatgcatggatagTGTTCAGCTCTTCTATTGTTCAACTGCAACTGGTGCGACTGTGTATTATTTGATTAGGGTGATACTGTTGAGCCTCTTTCTgccaaatagatttcataTGGAAAACCTAGAAGGCCCCGCTACActaatgataatgcatttggtaatgggATGTCATCGTGCTAAGTGTTTTAGGTGTAGTGGTATCCATCGTATATCTGAACGGTCTGAGGTACTGCAGCAAAAGCAGGTaagaggcagcggcgtccgAGAGTTCGCCACGTCAGTGAAGAATAATGCTTCCAGTTCCACCGACAACTCAGCCGACGGCAATATTCACAGCGTGCTAAAACCCGTCGATGGAACCATCCTGGATTCGTGTAACACGGCTTATAGTTAGAGATGCATCTTCTTGATTCCTATATCGCTAGTtctattccacaagcgacttacAACTTAGATGGTTAGCCACTGCACCATCTCTGACTACCGGATGCAGCACCTTTGGCTTGCTCCTTGTGCGGCACGGAAAACCTAGGCACATTCACATATGTAAATCGGCTCGCCCGGCTTGAGCTATGCCCAAGTCATTGTTGGACGTCAGCGCAGCGTTTAATCATTGCATTTCTCCTTTCCGTCAGTGAACAAGCAAGCAAAGCTGCAGCTTTTCCGCAAGGGGACATCTGTACCCAGCGGGATTCGGCTCTGGCTACGTGTAGCACTTCTCAAGAGCTCATGTTTCCTGCGGCTGGGAGATGAAAGAGAAGTTGTGTGCCTCCCAAAACACGTTTGAAGGACCGCAGGAGTGTTCTCAGTGTTGCCTTCACCATAGTGCTGCGGCAGGAATAGCAAGCGCAAAGGCTCGTtggccttctgcgtcgtaAACGGATCTTGTGATCGATATCTTGCGGCGGCACACGGATAACCTGGGATACGTCTCTGCATAGGTGCCACCTTTACAGCAGTTCAATTCGACTCACGTAGCTTTGCTCACAAGCCCTCGATGTAAACGTGATTGATCACGAAGGCGATCTACCGTGTTCTccccgctctcgccgcgggcTCACAACGCCCTGCGGACGCTCAGGGAAGCATCTTACTGGGTCGATACTGACACAGAGAGGTGCGAAGGATGGGGTGGCAGACAGGATTAGGTATCTTCACAAGCATTTCTATTTCACCGGTTTTTTGCGGAGTAGCGGCAATCCGCGGGCCAGGAGTACTAGTCGCGTTCGCCGTTGCTGAATAATGGATGTGGCAAACTATAAGTCGAAGATATTCCTGGCCTCGCTGTTGCTGACCTCTGGTCGGCAAATCTCGAGATGGCTAGGACTTTCTGTCCCGAGTCCGAAAGCACGTCCCTCGCTTCCCGCCCACGACGCACTACCTCTATTTCTTGTCAAACTGTGCTCCTTTGCTTCAAGGTTAACCACCCTGTGTGTCTTCCCTTCTCCCACACGTGGAAAACAACCTACGAACCGCGAGCGGGGCTGTGCACCGCTTCCCTCCCCGAAAGAGAGCGCCGCTTCCATATGGGAGTCTACAGCGCCCTCAAGACAGAAGCCAAACATTTCCGCGAAGCTGCTTGATTTGGATTGCTACGCCGACCAGCAGAAAGTGGGCTCTCAGTGACGTCGCACGAATTTTTCATGGTTTTCGCGCTGGTGATCCGTGTCCCTACGGTTGCGCCGTGTGAGCAGGACCGGATGCGTCTGCCAGGCTGCACGTCTCGTAGAGTATTTTTGACGCAAGTTCAGTTTTCGCCGCTATCTGGCGACACGAAAAAAGGACGCGTGTGCTCTACAATATTATCGAGGCGCCAGAAGTGTATGACTCAGTGCTGGCGACGCCCGGAGAACTGCGAAGTCCGACCCAACTGTAGACTAGTTACAAGTCCACACACAGATATTC
The Besnoitia besnoiti strain Bb-Ger1 chromosome VIII, whole genome shotgun sequence genome window above contains:
- a CDS encoding histone H2A1 (encoded by transcript BESB_084830); this encodes MSAKGKGGRAKKSGKSSSKSAKAGLQFPVGRIGRYLKKGRYAKRVGAGAPVYMAAVLEYLCAEILELAGNAARDHKKSRIIPRHIQLAVRNDEELSKFLGGVTIASGGVMPNVHSVLLPKKSKTKKSQ
- a CDS encoding histone H3 (encoded by transcript BESB_084840), with protein sequence MARTKQTARKSTGGKAPRKQLASKAARKSAPMSGGIKKPHRYRPGTVALREIRRYQKSTDLLIRKLPFQRLVREIAQDFKTDLRFQSSAVLALQEAAEAYLVGLFEDTNLCAIHAKRVTIMPKDIQLARRIRGERS